The following proteins come from a genomic window of Maridesulfovibrio zosterae DSM 11974:
- the purD gene encoding phosphoribosylamine--glycine ligase: protein MKVLVVGSGGREHALAWKLGQSPKVSEIFIAPGNGGTRLEGTNVPIKDDDLPGLVNFAKENKIDLVIAGPELPLVLGIKEALRKESIPCFGPGAYAANLEGSKAFSKMTMRDAGVPTAPFKVFDEFDQAKTFVENKGAPIVVKADGLAAGKGVVVASTVEEAIEALDDMMVKKVFGSAGERVVVEEALKGEEASFLAFCSGEDYALLPSAQDHKAAGEGDTGPNTGGMGAYSPAPILPREKYEETAELVIKPILKLLAERGEPFTGILYAGLMYTDDGPSVLEYNVRFGDPECQPLLMRLDCDIVDIMMACVENRLPEVDVKLKDETTICVVIAAGGYPGSYEKGKEIFGIDEAEKLEGVKVFQAGTTFDEGKTLTSGGRVLGVTALGADLREAQKKAYEAVAKLSFEDAYFRRDIGDKGLKK, encoded by the coding sequence ATGAAAGTACTTGTTGTAGGATCAGGTGGTAGAGAACATGCTTTGGCCTGGAAGTTAGGTCAGAGTCCTAAAGTTTCTGAAATTTTTATTGCACCGGGAAACGGTGGAACCCGTCTTGAGGGTACCAATGTTCCTATCAAAGACGATGACCTTCCAGGTCTGGTTAATTTTGCTAAAGAAAATAAAATAGATTTAGTCATAGCTGGACCGGAACTTCCTCTTGTTCTTGGAATAAAGGAAGCTCTCAGAAAGGAAAGTATTCCTTGCTTCGGTCCCGGAGCATATGCAGCTAATCTTGAAGGGAGTAAGGCTTTCTCCAAGATGACAATGCGTGATGCCGGCGTTCCTACAGCTCCTTTTAAAGTCTTCGATGAATTTGATCAGGCAAAAACATTTGTTGAAAACAAAGGTGCACCTATCGTTGTAAAGGCTGATGGTCTTGCAGCTGGTAAAGGCGTCGTGGTTGCTTCTACTGTTGAAGAGGCAATTGAAGCCCTTGACGATATGATGGTTAAGAAAGTATTTGGCTCAGCCGGGGAAAGGGTTGTTGTAGAAGAAGCCCTCAAAGGCGAAGAAGCTTCTTTTCTGGCATTCTGCTCCGGAGAAGATTATGCCTTACTGCCATCTGCACAGGATCATAAAGCTGCTGGAGAAGGTGATACCGGCCCCAACACTGGTGGTATGGGTGCTTACAGCCCTGCTCCTATTCTGCCTCGTGAAAAATATGAAGAGACAGCTGAGCTTGTTATCAAGCCAATCTTGAAACTATTAGCCGAGCGTGGAGAGCCTTTTACCGGAATTCTTTATGCTGGTCTGATGTACACTGATGACGGTCCTTCTGTCCTGGAGTATAATGTCCGTTTTGGAGACCCTGAGTGTCAGCCGCTGCTTATGCGTCTGGATTGCGATATTGTCGATATTATGATGGCTTGCGTTGAGAACAGGCTTCCTGAAGTAGACGTTAAGCTAAAAGATGAAACAACAATTTGTGTTGTCATCGCAGCCGGCGGTTATCCTGGATCTTATGAAAAGGGCAAGGAAATATTTGGTATTGATGAAGCTGAAAAGCTTGAAGGTGTGAAGGTCTTTCAGGCTGGAACAACATTTGATGAGGGTAAAACATTAACCAGCGGCGGACGTGTGCTGGGTGTTACTGCTCTGGGGGCGGATCTCAGAGAAGCCCAGAAAAAAGCTTATGAAGCTGTGGCGAAGCTTTCTTTTGAGGACGCCTACTTCCGTCGCGACATCGGTGACAAGGGTCTAAAAAAATGA
- a CDS encoding methyl-accepting chemotaxis protein, giving the protein MFSRFVVHFVVEVIVLCFLCLLLIFMPYIFSAQSIFPLLGLFVSALLVVSASNFLAATKVRNDCNSISKWIECLTSGADFKGDMETVHSFVPASSDLEAYIKSLNYKLDKASEQCEIEISKQLSAYKMAEEARLHGEQARSKGLLSAAGTIENAVEGIRSSSTMLDKASSRARAGAGRQQEYLSSVVTSMEQIDVSIRSSVERAESAAIDAEHAAELAKSGETVLRQTIESITTVMENSNELNTRVETLGRQAEGIGSIMSVISDIADQTNLLALNAAIEAARAGDAGRGFAVVASEVRNLAEKTMEATRDVGTEISKIQEQVEKTVEGVNHISGLAGDTSGLASQSGKALGEIVVFADKSSERVRKIAEEAMQQAEASSNVREAVNEVHSISDETGDAMSGADEAVSVLSGRISELDDMVGMFKLIGNGKVQEIIDSLAKSSDIKSLNRELQERDMRSCVRRNNFLELLYITDNTGKQTVSNISGQWDSYSEDKTAYGKDWSRRNWFREVLEEKTMYISDVYKSSATGSNCITVSGPFLNSSGEVLGVIAADVRLNS; this is encoded by the coding sequence ATGTTTTCCAGATTTGTGGTCCACTTTGTTGTGGAAGTAATAGTCTTGTGCTTCCTGTGCCTGTTGCTGATTTTCATGCCTTATATCTTTTCTGCTCAAAGCATATTTCCTCTTTTAGGGTTATTTGTAAGTGCATTGCTGGTGGTAAGTGCTTCAAACTTTTTAGCTGCTACCAAGGTCAGAAATGATTGTAACTCCATCAGTAAGTGGATTGAATGTCTTACCAGCGGTGCAGATTTCAAAGGAGATATGGAAACAGTTCATTCTTTTGTTCCTGCTTCAAGTGATCTTGAAGCATATATAAAATCTCTTAATTATAAACTTGATAAAGCAAGTGAGCAGTGTGAAATAGAAATTTCAAAACAGCTTTCGGCCTATAAAATGGCTGAGGAAGCTCGTCTTCATGGTGAACAGGCCCGCAGTAAAGGGCTTCTGTCTGCAGCCGGTACCATTGAAAATGCTGTGGAAGGAATTCGCAGTAGTTCTACCATGCTGGATAAAGCCTCTTCCAGAGCCCGTGCAGGAGCAGGGCGACAGCAGGAATATCTTTCTTCTGTTGTTACTTCTATGGAGCAGATTGATGTTTCAATCCGTTCATCTGTAGAGCGTGCTGAATCTGCAGCAATAGATGCGGAGCATGCAGCAGAGCTTGCTAAGTCTGGTGAAACTGTACTGAGACAAACGATTGAATCTATTACAACTGTTATGGAAAATTCCAATGAACTGAATACCCGCGTAGAAACGCTCGGCAGGCAGGCTGAAGGAATTGGCAGTATCATGAGCGTGATTTCCGATATTGCTGATCAGACTAATCTTCTTGCTCTTAATGCTGCAATCGAAGCAGCTCGTGCTGGAGATGCCGGACGAGGATTTGCTGTTGTTGCTTCTGAAGTTCGAAATCTTGCAGAAAAGACTATGGAGGCAACTCGTGACGTGGGGACAGAGATCAGTAAAATTCAGGAACAGGTGGAAAAAACGGTTGAAGGCGTTAATCATATTAGCGGACTGGCCGGGGATACTTCCGGACTTGCCTCTCAATCCGGTAAAGCTCTTGGTGAGATAGTTGTTTTTGCCGATAAAAGTTCTGAGCGGGTGCGTAAGATAGCGGAAGAGGCGATGCAGCAGGCTGAGGCCAGCAGCAATGTTCGCGAAGCAGTTAACGAAGTGCACTCTATTTCTGATGAAACAGGTGATGCTATGTCCGGTGCTGACGAAGCTGTTTCTGTTCTTAGTGGACGTATATCTGAATTGGATGATATGGTCGGTATGTTTAAGCTGATTGGTAACGGTAAGGTTCAGGAGATCATTGACTCTTTAGCTAAGTCATCAGATATAAAGTCACTTAACCGTGAGTTGCAGGAGCGGGATATGCGCAGTTGTGTCCGCAGGAATAATTTTCTAGAGTTGCTCTACATTACTGATAATACAGGAAAACAAACTGTAAGTAATATAAGTGGTCAGTGGGATAGTTACTCCGAAGATAAGACTGCTTATGGTAAAGACTGGTCTCGTCGTAATTGGTTTCGTGAGGTTTTAGAAGAGAAAACTATGTACATTTCAGATGTCTATAAATCTTCAGCCACAGGTTCAAATTGTATAACCGTTTCGGGACCTTTTTTAAATTCAAGCGGTGAGGTCCTTGGTGTTATTGCCGCTGATGTTCGTTTAAACAGTTAG
- a CDS encoding ACT domain-containing protein, whose translation MNTEVASISSAQNSIDSLLAGREILLAACSKSMPQDFPQQMARLVDNYFISRIKEAVGKGILSSYENISIVAVGGYGRGQLAPYSDLDVLILSDMPEGKDLEELSGFLFHPLWDLKFEVGHGVRSIKQNLELARSDFKVLASLLDLRFIAGKEDLFRDLFTQFREKVIPKSGVNFCHTLWENRIQMGVGMDSVVLEPNLKNGWGGLRDAQFVKWCADIKGGYFPLNEDDLADLCRDETLLMRARCALHLARKRKQDKLILEILPDVASLCGVKGYNPAKRGNDILTAIHKAMIRIRSMGDALYRESFERNSISFIDHSGTADLDAALNVFEIKSRTGNPLTRKARRAVSKVSCKSGVNIQEALTRLVDILKGEFGWRTSLEMLDSGLFKSFLPDFAKVSELVPYDGYHQYPPGRHSLLTVHKCCDIFRDEFADGGNCISGQDFDALLLAALLHDIGKGKRNHSERGAQIAEDILDGTDYPHRFKEDIIFLVRNHLLLIKASRSLDLSSMDDLRSIAETVRSARRLRMLFILSMADSMATGPRVWNSWSESLLREIYSGLELVLTDESFAEMESEDLVADAVSKIRHCAAGKVKSSAVETMIEAMPDRYLLLEDPEDIVLHMVQVQDFNSIYEKDLIRKPAGKGGKGINLVRAFETDDKRRVKLVIAARDQDFLFAAQSGVLALHSINILSAEIFSWTDNIALNVFIVETPPDSAPDDIWSRVERSIMYAMTGRLSLDYRLHKKRNTIYAKAASIRVPTRVKVDSDSSESCTLIEVITQDRSGLLYDMAALFSRMNVNLRMARISTTGQSVFDVFHVESPEGGKIQDPEHAKELVSALEYVLSNH comes from the coding sequence ATGAATACGGAAGTAGCCTCCATTAGTTCTGCGCAGAATTCAATAGACAGTTTGCTTGCAGGACGGGAAATTCTACTTGCGGCATGCTCCAAGAGCATGCCGCAGGATTTTCCACAGCAGATGGCCCGTCTAGTGGATAATTATTTTATATCCAGGATTAAGGAAGCTGTCGGAAAAGGTATACTTTCCTCGTATGAAAATATCTCGATAGTAGCAGTCGGCGGTTATGGGCGTGGACAGCTCGCTCCTTATTCGGATCTTGATGTTTTGATTTTGTCTGATATGCCGGAAGGAAAAGATCTCGAAGAATTATCTGGATTTTTATTTCATCCTTTGTGGGATCTCAAGTTTGAGGTTGGACATGGAGTTCGCAGTATTAAGCAGAACCTTGAACTTGCACGGTCTGATTTCAAGGTGCTGGCTTCTTTGCTGGACCTGCGTTTCATAGCTGGAAAAGAAGACCTGTTTAGGGATCTCTTTACCCAATTCAGAGAAAAGGTGATTCCAAAATCAGGGGTTAATTTTTGTCATACACTTTGGGAGAATCGTATCCAAATGGGTGTGGGCATGGATTCTGTAGTTCTTGAGCCGAACCTTAAGAACGGCTGGGGCGGTTTGCGTGATGCCCAGTTTGTTAAATGGTGCGCAGATATTAAAGGCGGATATTTTCCATTAAATGAAGATGATCTTGCGGATCTTTGCCGTGATGAAACTTTGTTGATGAGAGCCCGTTGTGCTCTTCATCTCGCCCGCAAGCGTAAACAGGATAAGTTGATTCTTGAAATTCTGCCTGATGTGGCTTCATTGTGCGGAGTAAAGGGATACAATCCTGCCAAACGGGGTAATGATATCCTTACCGCCATCCATAAGGCCATGATTCGTATCCGGTCTATGGGTGATGCTCTGTATCGTGAATCTTTTGAAAGAAATTCAATTTCATTCATTGATCATAGCGGTACGGCTGATTTGGATGCTGCTTTGAATGTTTTTGAAATAAAGTCTCGTACAGGTAATCCATTGACCCGTAAGGCACGGCGAGCAGTTTCTAAGGTAAGTTGCAAATCAGGAGTTAATATTCAAGAGGCTTTGACAAGGTTAGTTGATATTCTAAAAGGAGAGTTCGGCTGGCGCACATCTCTTGAGATGCTTGATAGCGGCTTGTTTAAATCATTTTTACCTGATTTTGCAAAAGTGTCGGAGCTGGTTCCATATGATGGATATCATCAGTATCCACCCGGACGTCACTCGTTGCTGACTGTGCATAAATGCTGTGATATTTTCAGGGATGAGTTTGCGGACGGAGGTAATTGTATTTCAGGACAGGATTTTGATGCGTTACTGCTAGCAGCTCTTTTACATGATATTGGTAAAGGGAAAAGAAATCATAGTGAGCGTGGGGCCCAAATTGCTGAAGATATTCTCGACGGAACTGACTATCCTCATCGATTTAAGGAAGATATAATTTTTCTGGTCCGTAATCACTTGCTATTGATTAAAGCCTCCCGTTCTCTGGATTTGAGCTCCATGGATGATCTTCGGTCTATTGCTGAAACAGTTCGTTCAGCTCGCAGATTGCGTATGCTTTTTATTTTATCAATGGCTGATTCCATGGCCACTGGTCCCAGGGTTTGGAATTCGTGGAGCGAATCACTGCTGCGTGAGATTTATTCCGGTCTTGAATTGGTTTTGACGGATGAAAGCTTTGCCGAAATGGAAAGCGAGGACCTTGTTGCTGATGCTGTGAGCAAAATTAGGCATTGTGCAGCCGGAAAGGTAAAGTCAAGCGCTGTTGAAACTATGATAGAGGCAATGCCCGACCGATATCTGCTTCTTGAGGATCCTGAAGATATTGTTCTGCATATGGTGCAGGTACAGGATTTCAATTCGATTTATGAAAAAGATTTGATACGTAAACCTGCAGGGAAAGGCGGGAAGGGAATTAATCTTGTCCGGGCCTTTGAGACTGATGATAAGCGCCGAGTGAAGCTGGTCATTGCTGCACGTGATCAGGATTTTCTTTTTGCCGCTCAGAGTGGGGTTTTGGCCCTGCATTCAATAAATATTCTTTCTGCTGAAATCTTTTCATGGACTGACAATATTGCTCTCAATGTTTTTATTGTAGAAACTCCGCCTGATTCAGCTCCTGACGATATCTGGTCGCGAGTGGAGCGTTCTATCATGTATGCTATGACGGGGCGTTTATCTCTCGACTATAGGTTGCATAAAAAAAGAAATACAATTTATGCAAAAGCAGCTTCAATACGAGTACCCACTAGAGTCAAGGTGGATAGTGACTCCAGTGAATCATGTACACTTATTGAAGTCATCACACAGGACCGTTCTGGTCTTCTATATGATATGGCTGCACTGTTTTCACGTATGAATGTAAACTTGCGTATGGCCAGAATTTCAACGACCGGGCAAAGTGTTTTTGATGTTTTCCATGTGGAAAGTCCGGAAGGCGGAAAAATTCAAGATCCAGAGCATGCAAAGGAATTAGTCAGCGCTCTGGAGTATGTTCTTTCGAATCATTAA
- a CDS encoding P-II family nitrogen regulator, translating to MRKIEIIVRPFKIDDVKDAIAGLGLKGMTVTEVKGFGRQGGHKEVYRGAEYQVDFIAKTKIEIVVDAERVPEVIEAVREAAMTGKVGDGKIFVIPVEDVVRIRTGETGLEAI from the coding sequence ATGAGAAAAATAGAGATAATTGTTCGTCCGTTTAAGATTGATGATGTTAAAGATGCTATTGCCGGTCTTGGACTTAAAGGAATGACTGTTACTGAGGTTAAAGGTTTCGGACGTCAGGGTGGTCATAAGGAGGTCTATCGCGGTGCAGAATATCAGGTTGATTTTATAGCCAAAACTAAAATTGAAATTGTTGTAGATGCTGAGCGTGTTCCTGAAGTTATTGAGGCCGTTCGCGAGGCCGCAATGACAGGTAAAGTAGGTGACGGTAAAATCTTTGTCATTCCTGTTGAAGATGTCGTGCGTATCCGTACGGGTGAAACAGGCTTGGAAGCTATATAA
- a CDS encoding ammonium transporter — MNSADTSFILICAALVMFMTPGLALFYGGMVRSKNVLATIMQSFIMLGLVSIVWAVIGYTLAFGTDIGGFIGGMDFFALNGVGMDTLNSPADNLPHLLFMIFQCMFAVITPALITGAFAERMKFGALVIFSTLWIILVYAPMCHWVWGGGWMGAHGALDFAGGAVVHMSSASAALAACLVMGKRKGYGKEPFIPHNLPMTLLGAGILWFGWFGFNAGSALAANGLAANAFVTTHLAAAAAVLGWLLVETMHGGKPTTLGAASGAVAGLVAITPAAGFVTPMASIVIGFGGGAICYGGVLLKSVFKYDDSLDVVGIHGLGGTFGAIATGLFASIGAEGLFYGNASQLWIQIESCLATWGYCFAVSWILFKLIDKFYGLRPSEEAEVAGLDVSEHSEAGYQI; from the coding sequence ATGAATTCAGCGGATACTTCTTTCATCCTCATTTGTGCTGCTCTGGTCATGTTTATGACTCCGGGGCTGGCTCTTTTCTACGGTGGAATGGTTCGTAGTAAAAATGTTCTGGCTACAATTATGCAAAGTTTCATTATGCTTGGACTTGTTTCTATTGTCTGGGCTGTAATAGGATATACTCTTGCATTTGGTACGGATATAGGTGGATTTATCGGTGGTATGGATTTTTTTGCGTTAAATGGTGTGGGTATGGATACTCTAAACAGTCCCGCTGATAATTTGCCGCACCTTCTTTTTATGATATTTCAGTGTATGTTTGCGGTTATTACTCCTGCTTTGATTACGGGTGCTTTTGCTGAGCGCATGAAGTTCGGTGCACTGGTAATATTTTCTACTTTGTGGATTATCCTTGTATACGCCCCGATGTGTCACTGGGTATGGGGCGGTGGCTGGATGGGAGCTCACGGCGCACTTGATTTCGCCGGTGGAGCCGTTGTTCACATGAGTTCTGCTTCAGCAGCTCTTGCGGCTTGTCTGGTTATGGGTAAGCGCAAAGGATATGGCAAAGAACCTTTTATCCCCCATAACCTGCCAATGACTCTTCTGGGGGCGGGCATTCTCTGGTTCGGCTGGTTCGGTTTCAATGCCGGCAGTGCTCTTGCTGCAAATGGTCTAGCCGCTAACGCTTTTGTCACTACTCACCTTGCTGCTGCTGCCGCTGTATTGGGCTGGTTGTTGGTTGAAACTATGCACGGTGGCAAACCCACAACTCTTGGCGCTGCATCCGGTGCTGTTGCCGGACTGGTTGCCATTACCCCCGCAGCAGGTTTTGTAACCCCTATGGCATCGATTGTAATCGGTTTTGGTGGCGGTGCAATTTGTTATGGTGGCGTGCTGCTTAAGTCTGTTTTCAAATATGATGATTCACTTGATGTTGTTGGTATTCACGGTCTCGGTGGAACTTTTGGCGCAATCGCAACCGGTCTTTTCGCCAGCATCGGAGCTGAAGGTCTTTTCTATGGTAACGCTTCGCAGCTTTGGATTCAGATTGAATCATGCCTTGCTACTTGGGGATATTGTTTTGCAGTCAGCTGGATTCTGTTCAAGTTAATTGATAAGTTTTATGGTTTACGCCCCAGTGAAGAAGCTGAGGTTGCCGGGCTTGACGTTTCTGAACACAGTGAAGCCGGGTATCAGATTTAA
- a CDS encoding metal ABC transporter solute-binding protein, Zn/Mn family: MRKIKLQAGFILAIIFSCTAALATPLQITVSIAPQEYFVKKIGADLVNINLMVRSGSSPATYEPQPRQMAQLSKADLYFAIGVPFERAWLPRFKSANKKLEIINLGDSVTHIHMQDHIHSEESTHEHGSQEQHNSENFIADPHVWLAPQLVRIMCIEIRDSLITKDPANADTYRKNYLEFAQEINQLDTKLLKLFSRSTKNKRFMVYHPSWGYFAASYGLTQIPIELEGKEPSPKELAQLIKFAKKESVAAIFVQPQFSQKSARAIAHSIDAQVITVDPLASDWATNLEKAAQAFLKDLK; encoded by the coding sequence GTGAGAAAAATTAAATTACAAGCTGGCTTCATTCTGGCCATAATCTTTAGTTGTACAGCAGCTTTGGCAACTCCCCTACAAATAACCGTCTCGATTGCCCCTCAAGAATACTTTGTAAAAAAGATCGGAGCAGATCTCGTAAATATCAATCTGATGGTAAGAAGCGGCAGCAGTCCAGCTACTTACGAGCCACAGCCGAGACAAATGGCCCAACTCAGCAAGGCAGATTTATACTTTGCGATAGGAGTGCCGTTTGAAAGGGCATGGCTACCACGTTTTAAATCCGCAAATAAAAAACTTGAAATAATTAATCTGGGAGACAGCGTAACGCACATCCATATGCAGGATCACATACATAGTGAAGAAAGCACTCACGAGCACGGATCGCAAGAACAGCATAATTCTGAAAATTTCATAGCGGACCCACACGTATGGCTGGCTCCGCAACTAGTCCGCATCATGTGTATAGAAATTAGAGACTCCCTCATTACAAAGGACCCTGCCAATGCCGATACATACAGAAAAAACTATCTGGAATTTGCACAGGAGATCAATCAACTAGACACTAAACTGCTAAAACTATTCAGCCGCTCAACCAAAAACAAACGTTTCATGGTCTACCACCCTTCATGGGGATATTTCGCAGCTAGTTATGGCTTAACCCAAATCCCAATTGAACTGGAAGGAAAAGAACCCAGTCCCAAAGAACTTGCCCAACTGATAAAGTTTGCAAAAAAAGAGTCTGTAGCCGCAATTTTTGTTCAACCCCAATTCTCTCAAAAAAGCGCACGGGCCATTGCCCACTCTATTGACGCACAAGTTATTACTGTAGACCCTCTAGCTTCTGATTGGGCAACCAACCTTGAAAAGGCTGCGCAGGCATTCCTTAAGGATCTAAAGTAA